A single window of Desulfovibrio psychrotolerans DNA harbors:
- the rpsK gene encoding 30S ribosomal protein S11, with product MARPKRAGKKKEKKNIPVGIAHIQATFNNTIITFTDTRGNAVSWSSAGQSGFKGSRKSTPFAAQVAAETAAKKAQENGMRTVGIYVKGPGSGREAAMRAVNAAGFKVAFIRDVTPIPHNGCRPPKRRRV from the coding sequence ATGGCAAGACCCAAACGCGCGGGCAAGAAGAAAGAAAAAAAGAACATTCCCGTAGGGATCGCCCATATCCAGGCTACCTTCAACAACACCATTATCACCTTTACGGACACAAGGGGTAATGCGGTAAGCTGGTCTTCCGCAGGACAGAGCGGCTTTAAGGGCTCGCGTAAGTCTACCCCGTTCGCCGCACAGGTTGCTGCAGAAACTGCCGCCAAAAAGGCGCAGGAAAACGGCATGCGTACCGTCGGCATTTACGTCAAGGGTCCCGGTTCCGGTCGTGAAGCCGCCATGCGCGCCGTCAATGCCGCCGGCTTCAAGGTCGCGTTCATTCGTGACGTAACCCCCATCCCCCACAACGGTTGCCGCCCCCCCAAGCGTCGCCGCGTTTAG
- a CDS encoding DNA-directed RNA polymerase subunit alpha, with protein MLIKQGDRTINTRNWSELVKPETITRSGDADTQYGKFICEPLERGYGNTIGNALRRVLLASLQGAAVVAVKISGVQHEFTTIEGVLEDVTDVILNLKQVRFAMDTEEPQKLTFSVNRKGPITAASIAGNQHTMVLNPEQHLFTLTEDKELTFELEVRMGKGYVPADMHEGLGDEIGLIALDASFAPVRKVAYTVEQARVGQMTNYDKLILQVWTDGSISPEDAIAYSAKIIKDQISVFINFDERISEEESNSSSSDSGVNENLFKGIDELELSVRATNCLKSANITLVGELVQRSESEMLKTKNFGRKSLDEIRRVLCEMDLDFGLQVDGFEKKYQDWLKRKQQNEA; from the coding sequence ATGCTCATCAAACAAGGCGACAGGACAATCAATACACGGAATTGGTCCGAACTTGTCAAACCTGAAACCATCACGCGTTCCGGCGATGCAGATACCCAGTACGGGAAGTTTATCTGCGAACCTCTGGAGCGCGGTTACGGCAATACCATCGGCAATGCTCTGCGTCGCGTGCTTCTGGCATCGCTTCAGGGTGCCGCCGTCGTTGCCGTGAAGATTTCCGGTGTGCAACACGAGTTCACCACCATAGAGGGTGTGCTTGAAGACGTGACCGACGTGATACTGAATCTGAAGCAGGTCAGATTCGCCATGGACACGGAAGAGCCGCAGAAGCTTACCTTTTCCGTGAACAGGAAGGGCCCCATCACCGCAGCCAGCATTGCCGGCAACCAGCATACGATGGTGCTCAACCCGGAACAGCATCTGTTCACTCTTACCGAGGACAAGGAACTTACCTTCGAACTGGAAGTGAGAATGGGCAAGGGCTATGTTCCGGCTGACATGCATGAAGGTCTGGGCGACGAGATCGGACTTATCGCTCTCGACGCCAGCTTCGCGCCTGTTCGCAAGGTTGCCTATACGGTTGAGCAGGCTCGCGTTGGTCAGATGACGAACTATGACAAGCTCATCCTTCAGGTGTGGACGGACGGTTCCATCTCTCCTGAAGATGCCATTGCCTACAGCGCGAAGATCATTAAAGACCAGATATCTGTGTTCATCAACTTTGACGAACGCATATCGGAAGAAGAGTCCAACTCGTCATCTTCCGACAGCGGCGTGAATGAAAACCTCTTCAAGGGTATTGACGAGCTCGAACTTTCCGTTCGTGCCACCAACTGCCTGAAGAGCGCAAACATCACGCTGGTGGGTGAACTGGTTCAGCGCAGCGAGTCCGAGATGCTCAAGACCAAGAACTTCGGTCGCAAGTCGCTGGATGAAATACGCCGCGTCCTGTGCGAAATGGACTTGGACTTCGGACTGCAGGTTGATGGCTTTGAGAAGAAATACCAGGATTGGTTGAAGAGGAAGCAGCAAAATGAGGCATAG
- the rpsD gene encoding 30S ribosomal protein S4, giving the protein MAKYNGSKCRMCRREGSKLFLKGDRCYTDKCAFDRRPYAPGAAGRARKKVSDYALQLREKQKVRRMYGVLEKQFRGYFEKADMQKGVTGFNLLALLERRLDNVVYRLGFANSRQQARQMVRHGVFSLNNHKANIPSMQVKVGDVLVVNEKHRKNPVLAEAQDVTARRGCPTWLEVDGPNFTGTVKALPQREDIQFPINEQLIVELYSK; this is encoded by the coding sequence TTGGCTAAGTATAATGGTTCCAAGTGCCGCATGTGTCGGCGTGAAGGTTCTAAGCTGTTTTTGAAGGGTGATCGCTGTTACACCGACAAGTGCGCATTTGATCGTCGTCCGTACGCCCCCGGCGCAGCGGGCCGTGCGCGCAAGAAGGTGAGCGACTATGCGTTGCAGCTTCGTGAAAAGCAGAAGGTTCGCCGCATGTACGGCGTGCTGGAAAAGCAGTTCCGCGGCTACTTTGAAAAGGCCGACATGCAGAAGGGTGTGACCGGCTTCAACCTGTTGGCACTGCTTGAGCGTCGTCTCGACAACGTCGTGTACCGCCTGGGCTTTGCAAACTCCCGCCAGCAGGCACGCCAGATGGTTCGCCACGGTGTGTTTTCCCTCAACAACCACAAGGCTAACATTCCCTCCATGCAGGTGAAGGTAGGCGATGTGCTTGTTGTGAATGAAAAGCATCGTAAGAACCCGGTTCTGGCAGAAGCGCAGGACGTAACTGCCCGTCGCGGCTGCCCGACCTGGCTGGAAGTGGACGGTCCCAACTTCACCGGCACCGTCAAGGCTCTGCCTCAGCGCGAAGACATTCAGTTCCCCATCAACGAACAGCTGATTGTCGAGCTTTACTCCAAATAA
- the rpsH gene encoding 30S ribosomal protein S8 — MLTDPIADMLTRIRNAHLALHQEVSVPRSKMKEAIALILKAEGYVEDYSVAEREIKIALKYLKGKPVIAGLKKISKPGRRVYVGAQDIPKVQNGLGICILSTSRGLLEGGAAKDANTGGELLCEIW; from the coding sequence ATGCTGACTGATCCTATTGCAGATATGCTTACGCGTATCCGCAACGCACACTTGGCCCTGCACCAGGAAGTGAGTGTGCCGCGCTCGAAGATGAAGGAAGCTATTGCCCTCATCCTCAAGGCAGAAGGTTACGTGGAAGACTATTCGGTAGCTGAACGTGAGATCAAGATCGCCCTCAAGTATCTTAAGGGCAAGCCGGTTATTGCCGGTCTTAAGAAGATCTCCAAGCCCGGTCGTCGTGTCTACGTCGGTGCTCAGGATATTCCCAAGGTTCAGAACGGCCTTGGAATCTGCATCCTGTCCACCTCCCGCGGTTTGCTCGAAGGTGGCGCCGCTAAGGACGCCAATACCGGCGGCGAACTTCTTTGTGAAATCTGGTAG
- the rpsQ gene encoding 30S ribosomal protein S17, with translation MSEAIVKHNGRTLVGTVVSDKNDKTIVVRVETLVKHPLLKKYIRRRKKFTAHDPNNECGMGDKVKIVEFRPLSRNKRWHLVSILEKAV, from the coding sequence ATGTCCGAAGCTATTGTAAAGCATAACGGCAGAACGCTCGTCGGCACTGTTGTAAGCGACAAGAACGACAAGACCATTGTTGTTCGCGTTGAAACGCTGGTCAAGCATCCTCTGCTGAAGAAGTATATCCGCCGCAGGAAGAAGTTCACCGCCCACGACCCCAACAATGAGTGTGGCATGGGTGACAAGGTGAAGATCGTGGAGTTTCGCCCGCTGAGCCGCAACAAGCGCTGGCATCTGGTATCCATTTTGGAAAAAGCCGTTTAG
- the rpsE gene encoding 30S ribosomal protein S5 gives MEQNELGYIEKIVSLNRVAKVVKGGRRFSFSALVVVGDGKGAVGFGLGKAQEVPEALRKATERAKKDMVDIPLVDGTLPYEVLGAFGAGRVLLKPASKGTGIIAGGAVRAVMEAVGVHDVLAKAIGTNNPHNVLRAAMAGLTSLRSAEHVSELRGKKLEAPRK, from the coding sequence ATGGAACAGAACGAACTCGGCTATATAGAAAAGATTGTCTCTCTCAACCGCGTTGCAAAGGTTGTGAAAGGCGGCCGTCGTTTCAGCTTCAGCGCCCTTGTAGTCGTTGGGGATGGTAAGGGTGCTGTAGGTTTCGGACTGGGCAAGGCCCAGGAAGTGCCGGAAGCCCTCCGCAAGGCCACTGAGCGCGCGAAGAAGGACATGGTTGACATTCCCTTGGTTGACGGCACTCTGCCGTATGAAGTGCTTGGTGCGTTCGGCGCTGGCCGCGTGCTGCTCAAGCCTGCTTCCAAGGGTACCGGCATCATCGCCGGCGGTGCCGTGCGCGCCGTGATGGAAGCTGTTGGTGTACATGACGTGCTTGCAAAGGCCATCGGCACCAACAACCCCCACAACGTACTGCGCGCCGCCATGGCCGGTCTGACCTCCCTGCGCAGCGCCGAGCACGTGAGCGAGCTGCGCGGCAAGAAGCTGGAAGCTCCCAGGAAGTAA
- the rplQ gene encoding 50S ribosomal protein L17, giving the protein MRHSNSGKKLSRTPAHRKAMFRNMAKSLLTHYQLRTTEVKAKNLRSVVEPLITLALRNDLHARRQAYSVLGNHQLVKKLFDEIGPLYVGVPGGYTRVLKLGATRRGDNAPMAVIELTRKPGEAAAQTSAPEAKVAKAEAVKQAVAAAEAAAKTAAEPVAEEAEKKAE; this is encoded by the coding sequence ATGAGGCATAGCAATTCCGGAAAGAAGTTGAGCAGGACTCCCGCTCATCGCAAAGCCATGTTTCGTAACATGGCAAAGTCCCTGCTGACTCATTACCAGCTTCGTACCACTGAAGTTAAGGCCAAAAACCTTCGCAGCGTTGTAGAGCCCCTGATCACTCTGGCCCTTCGCAACGACCTGCACGCACGCCGTCAGGCTTACAGCGTTCTTGGCAATCACCAGCTGGTGAAGAAGCTCTTTGATGAAATCGGCCCCCTGTACGTGGGCGTTCCCGGCGGCTACACCCGCGTTTTGAAGCTCGGCGCAACCCGCCGTGGTGATAACGCACCCATGGCCGTTATTGAACTGACCCGCAAGCCCGGCGAAGCCGCTGCGCAAACCTCGGCTCCCGAAGCCAAGGTTGCCAAGGCTGAAGCCGTGAAGCAGGCTGTGGCAGCGGCAGAAGCCGCCGCCAAGACCGCTGCGGAACCCGTGGCGGAAGAGGCTGAAAAGAAGGCGGAGTAA
- the rpmJ gene encoding 50S ribosomal protein L36 encodes MKVRPSVKKMCPKCKVIRRKGILRVICENPRHKQRQG; translated from the coding sequence ATGAAAGTCAGGCCTTCTGTCAAAAAGATGTGCCCTAAGTGCAAGGTGATTCGGCGCAAGGGCATCCTTAGAGTCATTTGCGAAAACCCCCGGCATAAACAGCGCCAGGGCTAA
- the map gene encoding type I methionyl aminopeptidase: MKKFRGVFLKNDKEIGLLREANRIVATILDVLGEHVRPGVKTMFFEDITQNLCKQFGVRPAFQGYCGFPFALCCSVNEEIVHGFPSERVLQEGDIVSFDMGVIYQGFFGDSARTFAVGTVSEEAARLMDVTRQSLMLGIEQARSGNSLYDISRAVQQHVESNGFGVVRRFVGHGIGTRLHERPEIPNFVPPGLPGVPLKVGMVLAIEPMVTVGSYEVDVLEDNWTAVTRDRKLSAHFEHSVAITSNGPEILSRSE; encoded by the coding sequence GTGAAGAAATTCCGCGGTGTATTTCTGAAAAATGACAAAGAGATTGGCCTCCTGCGGGAGGCCAATCGAATTGTGGCAACAATTCTTGACGTGCTGGGCGAGCATGTTCGCCCGGGGGTCAAGACCATGTTTTTTGAGGACATAACGCAGAATCTGTGCAAACAGTTCGGTGTGCGTCCTGCGTTTCAGGGGTATTGCGGTTTTCCGTTTGCCCTTTGCTGTTCGGTGAACGAAGAGATCGTCCACGGGTTTCCGTCCGAGCGTGTGCTGCAGGAAGGTGACATTGTCAGCTTTGACATGGGTGTCATCTATCAGGGGTTCTTCGGAGATTCTGCCAGAACCTTTGCTGTGGGTACTGTTTCGGAAGAGGCTGCCCGGCTCATGGACGTGACACGGCAATCGCTGATGCTGGGAATAGAACAGGCCCGTTCCGGGAACAGCCTGTATGACATATCCCGTGCGGTGCAGCAGCATGTGGAATCTAACGGATTCGGCGTGGTGCGGCGTTTCGTGGGGCATGGCATAGGTACCCGGCTGCATGAGCGGCCGGAGATTCCCAACTTCGTTCCGCCCGGACTGCCAGGGGTGCCCCTGAAGGTAGGCATGGTGCTTGCCATTGAGCCGATGGTGACGGTTGGTTCCTACGAGGTGGACGTGCTGGAAGACAACTGGACCGCCGTGACGCGGGACAGAAAGCTTTCTGCCCACTTCGAGCACAGTGTCGCCATCACGTCCAACGGACCAGAGATACTTAGTCGGTCCGAATAA
- the rpsM gene encoding 30S ribosomal protein S13 → MARIAGVDLPRGKRVDIALTYIFGIGRYAALQILDATGVDWTRNADDLTAEEVNEIRKEIETNYKVEGDLRREVSSNIKRLMDIGCYRGLRHRRGLPVHGQRSKTNARTRKGPRRAVVGKKKK, encoded by the coding sequence GTGGCTCGAATTGCTGGTGTTGACCTCCCCAGAGGCAAGCGGGTGGATATCGCCCTGACTTACATCTTCGGTATTGGACGTTACGCTGCGCTCCAGATCCTTGACGCCACCGGCGTCGACTGGACCCGTAATGCGGACGATCTTACCGCGGAAGAAGTCAACGAAATCCGCAAGGAAATCGAAACCAACTACAAGGTTGAAGGCGATCTTCGCCGCGAGGTTTCCTCTAACATCAAGCGTCTGATGGACATTGGTTGCTATCGTGGCCTGCGCCACCGCCGTGGACTGCCTGTTCACGGTCAGCGCAGCAAGACCAATGCACGTACCCGTAAGGGTCCCCGTCGCGCTGTTGTCGGCAAGAAGAAGAAGTAA
- the rplF gene encoding 50S ribosomal protein L6 — MSRIGKQPIPIPSGVEVKIGADVVEVKGPKGSLTTPVEACLNYELADGQVVITRKNDSRQASAQHGLRRTLLANCIEGVSKGFSKTMEVIGVGFKVAVKGNVIELAVGYSHPVNMQLPAGLEAKAEGNKLTVSGADKQMVGEFAASLRRVRQPEPYKGKGIKYENEQIRRKSGKSAGK; from the coding sequence ATGTCTCGAATCGGAAAACAGCCTATCCCGATCCCTTCCGGCGTTGAAGTGAAGATCGGTGCGGACGTTGTTGAGGTAAAAGGTCCCAAGGGAAGCCTTACCACCCCTGTCGAAGCGTGCCTGAACTACGAATTGGCCGATGGCCAAGTCGTGATCACCCGCAAGAATGACAGCCGCCAGGCAAGTGCACAGCACGGCCTGCGTCGCACACTGCTTGCGAACTGCATCGAAGGCGTATCCAAGGGTTTTTCCAAGACCATGGAAGTCATCGGGGTTGGTTTCAAGGTAGCCGTGAAGGGTAACGTAATCGAACTTGCCGTCGGGTATTCCCATCCCGTGAACATGCAGCTTCCCGCCGGGCTCGAAGCGAAGGCCGAAGGGAACAAGCTGACCGTTTCCGGCGCAGACAAGCAGATGGTTGGCGAATTTGCCGCCTCCCTGCGTCGCGTGCGTCAGCCTGAACCGTACAAGGGCAAGGGCATCAAGTACGAAAACGAGCAGATTCGTCGCAAGTCCGGCAAGTCTGCGGGTAAATAG
- the rpmD gene encoding 50S ribosomal protein L30 yields the protein MIKVTLVRSRICTTPKQRKVLDALGLKRIRQEKQFEDNAAVRGNIAKVSHLVEVTE from the coding sequence ATGATTAAGGTTACGCTTGTACGCAGCCGGATCTGCACCACCCCCAAGCAGCGCAAGGTTCTTGATGCGCTTGGGCTGAAGCGGATCCGTCAGGAAAAGCAGTTTGAGGACAATGCCGCCGTGCGTGGCAATATTGCCAAGGTTTCCCATCTGGTGGAGGTCACGGAGTAA
- the rplO gene encoding 50S ribosomal protein L15 produces the protein MQLHELYPFAEERKSRKRVGRGSGSGMGKTACKGHKGQNARAGGGVRPGFEGGQMPLQRRLPKRGFSNYLFRNDYDVVNLDRLVEVFAGKAEVSLEDIYASGLATNGAAVKVLGRGDISVALKVEAHKFSASAIEKIQNAGGEAKALEG, from the coding sequence ATGCAGCTTCACGAACTCTATCCCTTTGCTGAAGAACGCAAGTCCCGCAAGCGCGTGGGCCGCGGCTCCGGCTCCGGTATGGGCAAGACGGCATGTAAGGGCCATAAAGGCCAGAACGCCCGCGCCGGCGGCGGTGTACGCCCCGGTTTTGAAGGCGGCCAGATGCCCCTGCAGCGTCGCCTGCCCAAGCGCGGCTTCTCCAACTACCTCTTCAGGAACGACTACGACGTGGTCAATCTTGATCGGTTGGTGGAAGTGTTTGCCGGCAAGGCAGAAGTGTCTCTGGAAGACATCTACGCCAGCGGTCTGGCAACGAACGGTGCTGCCGTCAAGGTTCTCGGCCGTGGAGACATTTCCGTGGCCCTGAAGGTGGAGGCGCACAAGTTCAGTGCGTCCGCCATTGAGAAAATCCAAAACGCCGGTGGCGAAGCCAAGGCGCTTGAAGGGTAG
- a CDS encoding type Z 30S ribosomal protein S14 — translation MSRTSLEVKATRKPKFSARAYNRCPICGRPRAYMRKFGICRICFRNMSLRGELPGVRKSSW, via the coding sequence GTGTCCCGTACATCGCTTGAAGTTAAAGCAACGCGCAAGCCTAAGTTCAGTGCACGCGCGTACAACCGTTGTCCCATTTGCGGGCGTCCCCGCGCATACATGCGTAAGTTCGGCATCTGCCGTATCTGCTTCCGCAACATGTCCCTGCGTGGCGAACTGCCCGGTGTTCGTAAGTCGAGCTGGTAA
- the rplX gene encoding 50S ribosomal protein L24, with amino-acid sequence MKQYRVHKDDKVMVVSGKDKGKIGKVLKVLRKKDRVLVEQVNMVKRHTKANPYQQQPGGIVEKETPIHVSNVMVMCDACANPTKIGYRYTEDGKKVRFCKKCNEIIG; translated from the coding sequence ATGAAACAGTATCGTGTACACAAAGACGACAAGGTTATGGTTGTCTCCGGTAAGGATAAGGGCAAGATCGGCAAGGTGCTCAAGGTGCTTCGTAAGAAGGATCGTGTACTTGTCGAGCAGGTGAACATGGTTAAGCGCCACACCAAGGCCAACCCTTACCAGCAACAGCCCGGCGGAATTGTCGAAAAAGAAACGCCCATACACGTATCCAACGTGATGGTCATGTGTGACGCATGCGCCAATCCTACCAAGATTGGCTACCGTTACACCGAAGACGGCAAAAAAGTCCGCTTCTGCAAAAAGTGCAACGAAATCATTGGGTAG
- the rplR gene encoding 50S ribosomal protein L18, with protein sequence MKSKNDKRLRRKVRIRKKVSGSAERPRLVVFRSNLHIYAQLVDDQVGATLAAASTLNLGKSGEALKANIAGAGKVGTEIARLAKEKNIDRVVFDRNGYIYHGSIKAIAEAAREAGLDF encoded by the coding sequence ATGAAGTCCAAGAACGATAAAAGGTTGCGCCGCAAGGTTCGCATCCGTAAAAAAGTCTCCGGCTCTGCGGAGCGTCCGCGTCTGGTCGTCTTCAGGTCTAACCTGCACATATACGCCCAGTTGGTGGATGATCAGGTAGGTGCGACGCTTGCCGCCGCCTCCACCCTGAATCTTGGCAAGAGCGGCGAGGCCCTTAAGGCAAACATCGCCGGTGCCGGAAAGGTCGGCACCGAGATTGCCCGCCTTGCCAAGGAAAAGAACATTGACCGCGTGGTGTTCGACCGCAACGGCTACATCTATCACGGAAGCATTAAGGCCATAGCCGAAGCCGCCCGTGAAGCTGGCCTGGATTTCTAA
- the secY gene encoding preprotein translocase subunit SecY codes for MALSGVENLARMPELKKKLLWTFLLLAVYRLGIHVPVPGVDTASLSEFFASVENTLFGMLDMFSGGGLRTLSIFALGIMPYISASIIMQLLQVVSPDLKRIAKEEGAAGRKKITQWTRYATVLITVVQGFGIAVGLESMTSPTGAPIVLSAGWGFRLITILTLTAGTVFIMWIGEQITAKGIGNGISLIIFAGIVAGLPGAIMNSFSLIGAGELSVFVGLLILAFMAAVLVFIVFMERGQRRIPIHYAKRQMGRKMFGGQTTHLPLRINTAGVIPPIFASSLLMFPATIGSFAQGSEILQQITALFSPNSLLYNVLFVALIIFFCFFYTAIIFDPKDIAENLKNAGGFIPGIRPGGKTREYIDRVLSRITLWGSFYIAAICVLPMLLIANLNVPFYFGGTSLLIVVGVAMDFMSQVESHMISRQYEGLMNRSKGKVRK; via the coding sequence GTGGCGCTCAGTGGTGTTGAGAACCTGGCCAGAATGCCAGAACTGAAGAAGAAGTTGTTGTGGACCTTCCTGTTGCTTGCCGTTTACCGCCTCGGCATCCATGTGCCGGTGCCGGGTGTGGATACCGCATCACTGTCCGAATTCTTCGCCAGCGTCGAAAACACCCTGTTCGGCATGCTCGACATGTTTTCCGGGGGCGGACTTCGAACCCTTTCGATTTTCGCCCTCGGAATTATGCCTTACATCTCCGCCTCCATTATCATGCAGCTTCTTCAGGTGGTTTCGCCCGACCTGAAGCGGATTGCCAAGGAGGAGGGGGCTGCCGGGCGTAAAAAGATTACGCAGTGGACCCGCTATGCGACGGTGCTTATCACCGTTGTGCAGGGGTTCGGCATTGCCGTGGGTCTGGAGAGTATGACCAGCCCCACGGGTGCCCCAATCGTGTTGAGTGCCGGGTGGGGCTTCCGTCTCATCACTATCCTCACGCTTACTGCCGGAACCGTGTTCATCATGTGGATTGGTGAGCAGATAACCGCAAAGGGCATTGGGAACGGAATTTCCCTTATCATCTTTGCGGGTATCGTTGCCGGGTTGCCCGGCGCGATTATGAACTCCTTCAGCCTCATCGGCGCTGGCGAGCTTTCCGTCTTTGTCGGACTGCTCATCCTTGCGTTTATGGCGGCAGTTCTGGTGTTCATCGTGTTCATGGAGCGTGGGCAGCGTCGCATACCCATCCATTATGCCAAGCGGCAGATGGGTCGCAAAATGTTTGGCGGTCAGACCACGCATCTGCCGTTGCGGATTAACACCGCCGGTGTCATTCCGCCCATCTTCGCCTCCAGCCTGCTGATGTTCCCCGCGACCATCGGCTCTTTTGCGCAGGGGTCGGAGATACTGCAGCAGATTACCGCGTTGTTCTCGCCGAACTCCTTGCTGTACAATGTGCTCTTTGTGGCACTGATCATCTTCTTCTGCTTCTTCTACACCGCCATTATCTTTGACCCCAAGGATATTGCGGAGAATCTGAAGAACGCCGGAGGATTTATCCCCGGTATCCGCCCCGGCGGAAAGACCAGGGAGTACATAGACAGGGTGCTCAGCCGCATTACGCTGTGGGGCTCCTTCTATATCGCCGCAATCTGCGTACTTCCCATGTTGCTTATTGCCAACCTGAATGTCCCGTTTTACTTCGGAGGCACAAGTTTGCTTATCGTTGTAGGCGTGGCCATGGACTTTATGTCTCAGGTTGAATCGCACATGATTTCCCGCCAATACGAAGGACTGATGAATCGGTCCAAGGGTAAGGTCAGGAAGTAG
- the rplE gene encoding 50S ribosomal protein L5: MNRLQKIYNETVVPALQKEFQYKSSMQVPGLEKISLNIGLGEASTNNKLLEEAVKELTVIAGQKAVVTRAKKSIAAFKLREGMPIGCRVTLRKDMMWDFLDKLVNFALPRVRDFRGIPDRGFDGRGNFTLGIKEHTIFPELEVDRVDNPKGMNITIVTTATTDKEGKFLLDQLGMPFKK, from the coding sequence ATGAACCGTCTGCAAAAGATCTATAATGAAACTGTGGTGCCGGCCCTGCAGAAGGAGTTCCAGTACAAGAGCTCCATGCAGGTTCCCGGGCTGGAAAAGATCTCACTGAACATCGGTCTTGGCGAGGCGAGCACCAATAACAAGCTTCTTGAAGAAGCCGTTAAGGAACTCACCGTCATTGCCGGGCAGAAGGCCGTAGTCACCCGTGCCAAGAAGTCCATCGCCGCGTTCAAGCTGCGTGAAGGCATGCCTATCGGCTGCCGGGTGACGCTTCGCAAGGACATGATGTGGGATTTTCTTGACAAGCTGGTAAACTTCGCGCTGCCCCGAGTCCGTGACTTCCGCGGGATTCCGGATCGTGGCTTTGATGGCCGTGGGAACTTTACCCTCGGTATCAAGGAACACACCATTTTCCCCGAACTTGAAGTGGACCGCGTGGACAACCCGAAGGGTATGAACATTACCATCGTAACCACTGCGACCACTGACAAAGAAGGCAAGTTCCTGCTGGATCAGCTGGGCATGCCCTTCAAGAAGTAA
- the rplN gene encoding 50S ribosomal protein L14 yields MIQVESTLEVADNSGAKKVACIKVLGGSHRRYASVGDIIVVSVKEAMPHAKVKKGDVMKAVIVRTKKEIRRADGSYIKFDSNAAVVLSKQGEPVGTRIFGPVARELRGKGFMKIVSLAPEVL; encoded by the coding sequence ATGATCCAGGTAGAATCTACTCTTGAAGTAGCCGACAATTCCGGTGCCAAGAAGGTTGCCTGCATCAAGGTACTCGGCGGTTCACATCGCCGTTATGCCTCGGTGGGCGATATCATCGTTGTCTCCGTGAAAGAGGCTATGCCTCATGCAAAGGTAAAGAAAGGGGATGTGATGAAGGCTGTTATCGTACGCACGAAGAAAGAAATTCGTCGTGCCGATGGCTCCTACATCAAGTTCGATTCCAATGCCGCCGTTGTGCTTTCCAAGCAAGGCGAGCCCGTTGGAACCCGCATCTTCGGACCTGTTGCCCGTGAACTGCGTGGCAAGGGGTTCATGAAGATTGTATCCCTCGCACCCGAGGTTCTGTAG